One stretch of Streptomyces sp. A2-16 DNA includes these proteins:
- a CDS encoding ABC transporter permease, which yields MTTTSRWRALTHHHLFWPVAVLVALLLVNVPFTPDFFAIHMTNGHLYGSLVSIVLFGSPLILVAVGMTLVIATGGIDLSVGAVVAITGALTCSYISDQADQGALSSVLLAMGLGLIAAVVCGLWNGFLVARMGIQPIIATLIIMVAGRGVAQLITDGQIITINSEPYKLIGGGYWLTLPFSIFVVAAVVAVTVLLTRRTALGLLVESVGGNAEASRLVGIRSMRIKIMVYVFCAVCAGIAGLMISSNTSAADGNNAGLWIELDAILAVVIGGTSLLGGRFSIGGTVIGALVIQTLTTTIYTIGVPTQTNLVFKAVVVIVVCLLQSPKFRAKVFGARAKTAAPAAPAAVAEPADSAPKMEVS from the coding sequence GTGACCACCACCTCCCGCTGGCGAGCACTGACGCACCATCACCTGTTCTGGCCGGTCGCGGTCCTGGTAGCCCTGCTGCTCGTCAACGTTCCCTTCACGCCCGACTTCTTCGCGATCCACATGACGAACGGCCACCTCTACGGCAGCCTCGTCTCGATCGTGCTGTTCGGCTCGCCCCTGATCCTGGTGGCGGTCGGCATGACCCTGGTCATCGCCACCGGCGGCATCGACCTCTCGGTCGGCGCCGTGGTCGCCATCACCGGGGCCCTGACCTGTTCGTACATCAGCGACCAGGCCGACCAGGGCGCTCTGTCCTCAGTGCTGCTCGCGATGGGCCTCGGCCTGATCGCGGCGGTGGTCTGCGGCCTGTGGAACGGCTTCCTCGTCGCCAGGATGGGCATCCAGCCCATCATCGCGACCCTCATCATCATGGTCGCCGGCCGCGGTGTCGCCCAGCTGATCACCGACGGCCAGATCATCACCATCAACAGCGAGCCGTACAAGCTCATCGGCGGCGGCTACTGGCTGACGCTGCCCTTCTCCATCTTCGTGGTGGCCGCGGTCGTGGCCGTCACCGTCCTGCTGACCCGCCGCACGGCCCTCGGTCTGCTCGTCGAGTCGGTGGGCGGCAACGCCGAGGCCAGCCGTCTGGTGGGCATCCGGTCGATGCGCATCAAGATCATGGTGTACGTGTTCTGCGCGGTGTGCGCGGGGATCGCGGGCCTGATGATCAGCTCCAACACCTCGGCCGCGGACGGCAACAACGCGGGCCTGTGGATCGAGCTCGACGCGATCCTCGCCGTCGTCATCGGCGGCACCTCGCTGCTCGGCGGACGCTTCTCCATCGGCGGCACGGTCATCGGCGCCCTGGTCATCCAGACCCTCACGACGACGATCTACACCATCGGCGTACCCACCCAGACCAACCTGGTCTTCAAGGCAGTCGTCGTCATCGTCGTGTGCCTGCTCCAGTCCCCGAAGTTCCGCGCCAAGGTCTTCGGCGCCCGCGCGAAGACCGCGGCCCCGGCAGCGCCCGCCGCGGTCGCCGAGCCCGCCGACTCCGCTCCCAAGATGGAGGTGTCGTGA
- a CDS encoding NADP-dependent oxidoreductase, whose translation MINREWHLVSRPVGWPKPEDFALVEAEVPTPGEGQVLVRNTYLSVDPYMRGRMSAAKSYAAPFELGKVMQGGAVGEVVASNAEGIAVGDHVLHFFGWREYAVVRAENAVKVDADAAPLSTYLGVLGMTGLTAYAGLLRTASFKEGDSVFVSGAAGAVGSQVGQIAKLKGASRVIGSAGSDEKVKLLVEEYGFDAAFNYKNGKVSDQLREAAPDGVDVYFDNVGGDHLEAAIGSLNQGGRIAVCGMISVYNNTEAAPGPRNLARLIQTRGRIEGFLVGDHYDLQPEFVSEVGPWVASGQLKYRETVVEGIENNLEAFLGVLRGDNTGKMIVKL comes from the coding sequence ATGATCAACCGCGAATGGCACCTCGTCTCCCGCCCGGTCGGCTGGCCCAAGCCCGAGGACTTCGCCCTGGTCGAAGCCGAGGTCCCGACCCCTGGTGAGGGCCAGGTTCTGGTCCGCAACACGTACCTCTCCGTCGACCCGTACATGCGCGGTCGCATGAGCGCCGCGAAGTCGTACGCCGCGCCCTTCGAGCTCGGCAAGGTCATGCAGGGCGGCGCGGTCGGCGAGGTCGTCGCCTCCAACGCCGAGGGCATCGCCGTCGGTGACCACGTCCTGCACTTCTTCGGCTGGCGCGAGTACGCGGTCGTCCGCGCCGAGAACGCCGTCAAGGTGGACGCCGACGCCGCGCCCCTGTCGACGTACCTCGGTGTCCTCGGCATGACCGGCCTCACCGCCTACGCGGGCCTGCTGCGCACCGCCTCCTTCAAGGAGGGCGACTCGGTCTTCGTCTCCGGCGCCGCGGGTGCCGTCGGCAGCCAGGTCGGCCAGATCGCCAAGCTCAAGGGTGCCTCCCGGGTCATCGGCTCGGCCGGCTCGGACGAGAAGGTCAAGCTGCTCGTCGAGGAGTACGGCTTCGACGCGGCCTTCAACTACAAGAACGGCAAGGTCAGCGACCAGCTCCGCGAGGCGGCTCCGGACGGCGTCGACGTCTACTTCGACAACGTCGGCGGTGACCACCTGGAGGCCGCCATCGGCTCCCTCAATCAGGGCGGCCGGATCGCGGTCTGCGGCATGATCTCCGTCTACAACAACACCGAGGCCGCCCCCGGCCCGCGCAACCTCGCCCGGCTGATCCAGACCCGCGGCCGCATCGAGGGCTTCCTCGTCGGCGATCACTACGACCTCCAGCCGGAGTTCGTCTCCGAGGTCGGCCCGTGGGTGGCCTCGGGGCAGCTCAAGTACCGCGAGACGGTCGTCGAGGGCATCGAGAACAACCTGGAGGCCTTCCTCGGGGTCCTGCGCGGCGACAACACCGGCAAGATGATCGTCAAGCTCTGA
- the yjfF gene encoding galactofuranose ABC transporter, permease protein YjfF, which produces MSTTTRTPATPGAPERRTTSRSARLLGDRRLPVVVTAGLFLAMYVVGLSRYQNYGFGDSQVFLNLFIDNGYLLVAAVGATFVIMSGGIDLSVGSVIGFTTMLTAWLVQDVGLPLLLVIPISLAVGAFGGFLMGYVIHNFEIQPFIVTLAGLFLFRGLCLVISKESIAIDDSDVSSLAQTRVPLGVGDLSIGAVVALVVLAAAFYILHYTRFGRRVYAIGGNEQSALLMGLPLGGTKIAVYTMSGFCSALAGLLFMLYIQSGDPLHAVGMELDAIAAVVIGGTLLTGGSGYVLGTLFGVLVLGLIKSIIQFEGTLSSWWTKIATGVLLCAFILIQRVMTTRKKN; this is translated from the coding sequence ATGAGTACGACCACCAGGACTCCCGCGACGCCGGGCGCGCCGGAGCGCCGTACGACGTCCAGGTCCGCCCGCCTGCTCGGCGACCGACGGCTGCCCGTCGTGGTCACGGCCGGCCTGTTCCTCGCGATGTACGTCGTCGGCCTCAGCCGCTACCAGAACTACGGTTTCGGCGACTCGCAGGTGTTCCTCAACCTGTTCATCGACAACGGCTATCTGCTGGTCGCCGCCGTCGGGGCCACCTTCGTCATCATGTCCGGCGGCATCGACCTGTCCGTGGGCTCGGTGATCGGTTTCACGACGATGCTCACGGCGTGGCTGGTACAGGACGTGGGCCTGCCCCTGCTCCTGGTGATCCCCATATCCCTGGCCGTGGGAGCGTTCGGCGGCTTCCTCATGGGCTATGTGATCCACAACTTCGAGATCCAGCCGTTCATCGTGACGCTCGCCGGTCTCTTCCTCTTCCGGGGCCTGTGCCTGGTCATCAGCAAGGAGTCGATCGCCATCGACGACTCCGACGTGAGCAGCCTTGCGCAGACGCGAGTGCCGCTGGGCGTGGGGGACTTGTCGATCGGCGCCGTCGTGGCCCTGGTCGTCCTGGCCGCGGCCTTCTACATCCTCCACTACACGCGTTTCGGACGCCGGGTGTACGCCATCGGCGGCAACGAGCAGTCGGCTCTGCTGATGGGCCTCCCGCTGGGCGGCACGAAGATCGCGGTCTACACGATGAGCGGCTTCTGCTCCGCGCTGGCCGGCCTGCTCTTCATGCTCTACATCCAGTCCGGTGACCCGCTGCACGCCGTGGGCATGGAACTCGACGCGATCGCCGCGGTGGTCATCGGCGGCACCCTGCTGACGGGCGGCTCCGGCTATGTCCTGGGCACCCTCTTCGGCGTCCTCGTCCTCGGCCTCATCAAGAGCATCATCCAGTTCGAGGGCACGCTCAGCTCCTGGTGGACGAAGATTGCCACGGGTGTGCTGCTCTGCGCGTTCATCCTGATCCAGCGCGTGATGACGACCCGTAAGAAGAACTGA
- a CDS encoding serine hydrolase domain-containing protein, with amino-acid sequence MTQEIHGTVAAGFEPVREEFAAFVAGERPDYEGQLSAYVHGRRVVDLWAGAGAGPDSLYGVFSSTKGAAHLVVALLVQEGTLELDRKVTYYWPEFGAEGKGQLTLRDLLAHRAGVVGLDGGFSAQELADDRAMAERLADQKPFWRPGTAFGYHALVIGALTGEIVRRATGRTLQEVWEERIRAPYGLDFHLGLPGSLEPRYRSVQPMAPTPTQQALLDTAATGPHTLASIAFNQQVPEPGDLTGYANSRAVRAKGPASAGGVAAARGLAGMYAAAISDVADRPPLLKPDMITEVGQIHSVGYDLVARAHKSYGLGFQATADMWHPFLGAGSFGHSGAGGSQAFADPRSGLAYGYTRRRMAFPGGAAPENERFVRAVHRAALAV; translated from the coding sequence ATGACGCAGGAGATCCACGGCACCGTCGCGGCCGGCTTCGAGCCGGTTCGCGAGGAGTTCGCCGCTTTCGTGGCCGGTGAACGGCCCGACTACGAGGGACAGTTGAGCGCGTATGTGCACGGCCGGCGGGTCGTCGACCTGTGGGCCGGCGCGGGCGCGGGACCGGACTCCCTGTACGGCGTGTTCTCGTCGACCAAGGGTGCCGCCCATCTGGTGGTCGCGCTTCTCGTCCAGGAGGGCACGCTGGAGCTGGACCGCAAGGTGACCTACTACTGGCCGGAGTTCGGGGCCGAGGGCAAGGGCCAGCTGACCCTGCGGGATCTGCTGGCGCACCGGGCCGGGGTGGTCGGACTGGACGGCGGGTTCAGCGCGCAGGAGCTGGCGGACGACCGGGCGATGGCGGAACGGCTCGCGGACCAGAAGCCGTTCTGGCGCCCCGGTACGGCCTTCGGGTACCACGCGCTCGTCATCGGCGCGCTCACCGGTGAGATCGTGCGGCGCGCGACCGGCCGTACGCTCCAGGAGGTCTGGGAGGAGCGGATCCGTGCCCCCTACGGGCTGGACTTCCACCTGGGTCTGCCCGGGTCCCTGGAGCCGCGGTACCGCTCCGTGCAGCCGATGGCACCGACGCCCACCCAGCAGGCCCTGCTGGACACGGCGGCCACCGGTCCGCACACCCTGGCCTCGATCGCCTTCAACCAGCAGGTGCCGGAGCCGGGCGATCTCACCGGCTACGCCAACTCCCGTGCCGTACGCGCGAAGGGCCCGGCGTCGGCGGGCGGGGTGGCGGCGGCGCGCGGGCTGGCCGGGATGTACGCGGCGGCGATCAGCGACGTGGCCGACCGTCCGCCGCTCCTGAAGCCCGACATGATCACCGAGGTGGGTCAGATCCACTCCGTCGGCTACGACCTGGTGGCCCGCGCCCACAAGTCCTACGGTCTGGGCTTCCAGGCCACGGCCGACATGTGGCACCCCTTCCTCGGCGCCGGTTCCTTCGGCCACAGCGGCGCGGGCGGCTCGCAGGCCTTCGCGGACCCCCGCAGCGGCCTGGCCTACGGCTACACCCGCCGCCGGATGGCGTTCCCGGGAGGGGCGGCACCGGAGAACGAGCGGTTCGTGCGGGCCGTGCACCGGGCGGCACTGGCCGTGTGA
- a CDS encoding EI24 domain-containing protein, with protein sequence MRDLGAGFHYLLKGQRWVARHGKQYGFGLIPGLITLVLYVAALVALATWGEDAVSWSTPFADDWSSPWQGLFRGFLVVVLFVLAVLLAVLTFTAVTLLIGQPFYENLSEKVDRDVSPDGTAPESGLPLWRELWISARDSLRILVRAALWAVLLFALGFVPFVGQTVIPVIGFFVTGFFLTEELTSVALQRRGVELRSRLALLRSRRALVWGFGTPLAVAFVVPFVAVFLMPGAVAGATLMARELLGEETPDGDEEPEEETVPGELGT encoded by the coding sequence ATGCGTGATCTCGGGGCGGGCTTCCACTATCTCCTGAAGGGCCAGCGGTGGGTGGCCCGGCATGGCAAGCAGTACGGCTTCGGGCTGATCCCGGGCCTGATCACCCTGGTGCTGTACGTGGCCGCGCTGGTGGCCCTGGCGACCTGGGGCGAGGACGCGGTGTCCTGGTCGACCCCCTTCGCCGACGACTGGTCGAGCCCGTGGCAGGGCCTGTTCCGGGGCTTCCTCGTGGTGGTCCTGTTCGTGCTGGCCGTCCTCCTGGCGGTCCTGACCTTCACGGCGGTCACCCTCCTGATCGGCCAGCCCTTCTACGAGAACCTCTCCGAGAAGGTCGACCGGGACGTCTCCCCGGACGGCACCGCCCCCGAGTCCGGTCTGCCCCTGTGGCGCGAGCTGTGGATCTCGGCGAGGGACAGCCTGCGCATCCTCGTCCGGGCCGCCCTGTGGGCGGTCCTGCTCTTCGCCCTGGGCTTCGTCCCCTTCGTCGGCCAGACCGTGATCCCGGTGATCGGCTTCTTCGTGACGGGCTTCTTCCTCACCGAGGAGCTCACGTCGGTGGCCCTGCAGCGCCGAGGCGTCGAGCTCCGCTCCCGCCTGGCCCTCCTCCGCTCCCGCAGGGCCCTCGTCTGGGGCTTCGGCACCCCCCTCGCCGTGGCCTTCGTGGTCCCCTTCGTCGCGGTGTTCCTGATGCCGGGCGCGGTCGCGGGAGCGACGCTGATGGCGCGGGAGCTGCTGGGCGAGGAAACCCCGGACGGGGACGAGGAGCCCGAGGAGGAGACGGTGCCCGGCGAGCTCGGAACCTGA
- a CDS encoding YrdB family protein, which translates to MKAANSVVLFLVELVELGAPAAAAYWGFTVSWPLGLAAPAVLVASWALFGSPRAKYKTRGAGRVGFEVLWFGAGVLALFAAGAPVRALALALVCGVSKALAVAWDQ; encoded by the coding sequence ATGAAGGCAGCCAACTCGGTCGTTCTCTTCCTCGTCGAGCTCGTCGAGCTCGGCGCGCCGGCGGCTGCCGCGTACTGGGGCTTCACCGTGTCCTGGCCGCTCGGTCTCGCGGCGCCCGCCGTACTCGTCGCGTCGTGGGCGCTGTTCGGCTCGCCGCGTGCGAAGTACAAGACGAGGGGGGCCGGTCGCGTGGGCTTCGAGGTGCTCTGGTTCGGTGCGGGCGTGCTCGCCCTGTTCGCCGCCGGAGCCCCTGTCCGGGCGCTCGCCCTCGCCCTTGTCTGCGGGGTGAGCAAGGCGCTGGCCGTCGCCTGGGACCAGTGA
- a CDS encoding RidA family protein, which produces MRIILDNPAGAPQPLSPYYSQVARVEQADGSALLFVSGQIAEGDSLAEQSRGVFETLAALLAAHGASLADVINIRTCLTDISELEQYGAVRREFLTGTPPTSMTFEVPRLFRPEARIEIEVVAAVPAAG; this is translated from the coding sequence ATGCGGATCATCCTCGACAACCCCGCCGGCGCGCCCCAGCCGCTGAGCCCCTACTACTCCCAGGTCGCCCGCGTCGAACAGGCCGACGGCAGCGCCCTGTTGTTCGTCTCCGGGCAGATCGCCGAGGGCGACTCCCTCGCCGAACAGTCGCGGGGCGTCTTCGAGACCCTCGCCGCCCTGCTGGCGGCGCACGGCGCGAGCCTGGCCGACGTCATCAACATCCGCACCTGTCTCACCGACATCTCCGAGCTGGAGCAGTACGGCGCCGTACGACGGGAGTTCCTCACCGGCACCCCGCCCACCAGCATGACCTTCGAGGTGCCCCGTCTGTTCCGCCCCGAGGCGCGGATAGAGATCGAAGTCGTGGCGGCGGTGCCTGCGGCCGGGTGA
- a CDS encoding MarR family transcriptional regulator, giving the protein MPTPHKTRPDALTMEVVELIGDVVARFYSDYEDAAAEHALTGAQARLLSLLSLEPLPMRKLAQKLKCEPSNVTGIVDRLESRGLVERRPDPADRRVKVAAATEAGLEVARELREGLRFAREPLAGLSPGERESLRDLLRRMRDA; this is encoded by the coding sequence ATGCCCACTCCTCACAAGACCCGGCCCGACGCGCTGACCATGGAAGTCGTGGAGCTCATCGGGGACGTGGTGGCCCGCTTCTACTCGGACTACGAGGACGCGGCCGCGGAGCACGCCCTCACCGGGGCGCAGGCGCGGCTGCTGAGTCTGCTGTCCCTGGAGCCGTTGCCCATGCGCAAACTGGCCCAGAAGCTGAAATGCGAGCCGTCGAACGTCACCGGGATCGTGGACCGGCTGGAGTCCCGCGGGCTGGTCGAGCGGCGGCCCGATCCCGCGGACCGGCGGGTGAAGGTGGCGGCGGCGACGGAGGCCGGACTCGAGGTGGCCCGGGAGCTGCGGGAGGGACTGCGGTTCGCGCGCGAGCCGCTGGCGGGGCTGTCCCCCGGGGAGCGGGAGTCGCTGCGGGATCTGCTGCGGAGGATGCGGGACGCGTAG
- a CDS encoding sugar ABC transporter ATP-binding protein — protein MAEPQPVLEMTGIVKEFPGVRALSGVDFRLFPGEIHALMGENGAGKSTLIKVLTGVYSLDGGTITLDGKAVRIGSPLQAQHAGISTVYQEVNLCPNLSVAENIFIGREPTRAGRIQWKRMRKEAAELVDRLGLDIDVTAPLSSYPLAVQQLVAIVRSVGTGDSDGEGSGTKVLVLDEPTSSLDRDEVLELFRLMRQLRDEGVAILFVSHFLDQIYEICDRMTVLRNGTLVGEHMVRDLDQVGLIELMIGKALDQLEELHDHQLRADVGESLMKAEGLGRTGGIAPFDLDIKKGEVVGLAGLLGSGRTELARLLFGADQPDSGTVTIGGKQVSMSAPNDAIGAGVAFCSENRKTEGLVPDLTVRENIILALQAARGWTRPIPTAQRDELVAKYIKALDIRPANPEARVGQLSGGNQQKVLLARWLITQPKLLILDEPTRGIDIGAKTEIQKLVVSLSEDGMSVLYIAAELEEVLRLSHTIGVLRDRKLVAQLTNGPEITPSKILETIASGEHQ, from the coding sequence ATGGCAGAGCCGCAGCCCGTCCTGGAGATGACGGGCATAGTCAAAGAGTTTCCGGGGGTAAGGGCTCTGTCGGGCGTCGACTTCCGGCTCTTCCCCGGCGAGATCCACGCCCTGATGGGCGAGAACGGGGCAGGGAAGTCCACTCTGATCAAGGTGCTGACCGGGGTCTACTCCCTGGACGGCGGCACCATCACCCTCGACGGCAAGGCCGTGCGGATCGGCAGCCCGCTGCAGGCGCAGCACGCCGGCATCAGCACGGTCTACCAGGAGGTCAACCTCTGCCCCAACCTGTCGGTGGCGGAGAACATCTTCATCGGACGTGAACCCACCCGCGCGGGCCGCATCCAGTGGAAGCGCATGCGCAAGGAGGCGGCGGAGCTCGTAGACCGCCTCGGCCTCGACATCGACGTCACCGCGCCGCTGTCCTCCTACCCCCTCGCGGTGCAGCAACTGGTCGCGATCGTACGGTCGGTGGGCACCGGTGACAGCGACGGCGAGGGCTCCGGCACCAAGGTCCTGGTCCTGGACGAGCCGACCTCCAGCCTCGACCGCGACGAGGTCCTCGAACTGTTCCGCCTGATGCGGCAGTTGAGGGACGAGGGTGTGGCGATCCTCTTCGTCTCCCACTTCCTCGACCAGATCTACGAGATCTGCGACCGCATGACGGTCCTGCGCAACGGCACCCTGGTGGGCGAGCACATGGTCCGCGACCTCGACCAGGTCGGGCTGATCGAGCTGATGATCGGCAAGGCCCTGGACCAGCTGGAGGAGCTCCACGACCACCAACTCCGCGCGGACGTGGGCGAGTCGCTGATGAAGGCGGAGGGCCTCGGCAGGACCGGCGGCATCGCCCCCTTCGACCTGGACATCAAGAAGGGCGAGGTCGTCGGCCTCGCGGGCCTGCTCGGCTCCGGCCGCACCGAACTGGCCCGGCTGCTCTTCGGCGCCGACCAGCCGGACAGCGGCACGGTCACCATCGGCGGCAAGCAGGTTTCCATGAGCGCCCCGAACGACGCCATCGGCGCCGGGGTCGCGTTCTGCTCGGAGAACCGCAAGACCGAGGGCCTGGTCCCGGATCTGACGGTCCGTGAGAACATCATCCTCGCCCTGCAGGCGGCCCGCGGCTGGACCCGGCCCATCCCCACCGCGCAGCGCGACGAACTCGTCGCCAAGTACATCAAGGCGCTGGACATCCGCCCCGCCAACCCGGAGGCCAGGGTCGGCCAGTTGAGCGGCGGAAACCAGCAGAAGGTGCTTCTCGCCCGTTGGCTGATCACCCAGCCGAAGCTGCTGATCCTGGACGAGCCGACGCGCGGCATCGACATCGGTGCCAAGACGGAGATCCAGAAGCTGGTGGTCTCCCTCTCCGAGGACGGCATGTCCGTGCTCTACATCGCGGCCGAGTTGGAGGAGGTCCTCCGCCTCAGCCACACCATCGGAGTGCTGCGCGACCGCAAGCTGGTGGCACAGCTCACCAACGGGCCCGAGATCACCCCCAGCAAGATCCTCGAGACCATCGCGAGCGGAGAACACCAGTGA
- a CDS encoding LysR family transcriptional regulator: MPNPHRTGLPPDLATVWLRVFLEVARHESFTVAARTLGWTQSAVSRQISSLEGALGGAPLFDRLPRGVRLTEAGRVLVPYAETVTGALHAAAGELASLREAAGGRLRFGAFPTADAALVPHALGAFRGRYPKVRVTRAEGLTPMLLERLAEGRLDLAVVSTTGGAPLSSYALHHLLDESLYVAVPAGHPLADEGGPVRLGRLADADWISGSARPEGTLLDAALRQGFRPRIAHVVGEWTAKQGYVAAGLGVTLVPALAAESVRPDVVLLPVLDEGAPARAVYAAAVRGRSLSPAAEAFVRALREAAGRIPRTAPPMA, from the coding sequence ATGCCGAATCCGCATCGCACGGGCCTTCCGCCCGACCTGGCCACCGTCTGGCTGCGGGTCTTCCTGGAGGTGGCCCGGCACGAGTCGTTCACCGTGGCCGCGCGCACCCTGGGATGGACGCAGTCGGCGGTGTCCCGGCAGATCTCCTCCCTGGAGGGCGCGTTGGGCGGGGCGCCGCTGTTCGACCGGCTGCCGAGGGGCGTCCGGCTGACGGAGGCCGGGCGGGTGCTCGTGCCGTACGCCGAGACCGTCACCGGGGCACTGCACGCGGCCGCGGGCGAGCTGGCGTCGCTGCGTGAGGCGGCGGGCGGCCGACTGCGGTTCGGGGCGTTCCCGACGGCGGACGCGGCGCTGGTCCCGCACGCCCTCGGTGCCTTCCGGGGCCGCTATCCGAAGGTCCGGGTGACCCGTGCGGAGGGGCTGACCCCGATGTTGCTGGAGCGGCTCGCCGAGGGGCGTCTGGATCTCGCGGTGGTCTCGACGACAGGGGGTGCGCCGCTGTCGTCGTACGCACTCCACCATCTGCTCGACGAGTCGCTGTACGTCGCCGTCCCGGCCGGGCATCCGCTGGCGGACGAGGGCGGCCCGGTGCGGCTCGGGCGGCTGGCCGACGCCGACTGGATCTCCGGGAGCGCGCGTCCCGAGGGCACGCTGCTCGACGCGGCGCTGCGGCAGGGCTTCCGACCGCGGATCGCGCATGTCGTCGGGGAGTGGACCGCCAAGCAGGGCTACGTCGCCGCCGGGCTCGGGGTGACGCTGGTGCCGGCGCTGGCCGCGGAGTCGGTGCGGCCGGACGTCGTGCTGCTGCCGGTGCTCGACGAGGGGGCTCCCGCGCGGGCGGTGTACGCGGCGGCGGTGCGGGGGCGGTCCCTGTCACCGGCCGCGGAGGCGTTCGTTCGCGCGCTGCGGGAGGCGGCCGGGCGGATTCCCCGTACGGCACCCCCCATGGCGTAG
- a CDS encoding organic hydroperoxide resistance protein, with protein sequence MPEIQQSDVLYTAVATAENGRDGRVATDDGTLDVLVNPPKEMGGSGTGTNPEQLFAAGYSACFQGALGVVARQEKADISGSTVTAKVGIGKNTDGFGLIVEISATVPNVDPQTARALLEKAHQVCPYSKATRGNISVTLV encoded by the coding sequence ATGCCGGAAATCCAGCAGTCCGACGTCCTGTACACCGCCGTCGCCACCGCCGAGAACGGCCGCGACGGACGGGTCGCCACGGACGACGGCACGCTCGACGTGCTCGTCAACCCGCCCAAGGAGATGGGCGGCAGCGGCACGGGCACCAACCCCGAGCAGCTCTTCGCCGCCGGGTACAGCGCCTGCTTCCAGGGCGCCCTCGGTGTCGTCGCCCGCCAGGAGAAGGCCGACATCTCCGGTTCGACGGTCACCGCGAAGGTGGGCATAGGCAAGAACACCGACGGCTTCGGACTGATCGTCGAGATCTCGGCGACCGTCCCGAACGTCGACCCGCAGACCGCCCGGGCCCTGCTTGAGAAGGCCCACCAGGTCTGCCCGTACTCGAAGGCGACCCGCGGGAACATCTCCGTGACGCTCGTCTGA
- a CDS encoding pyroglutamyl peptidase — protein MTSLRVRLGILGLALLAGPAVPATPAAAAAAPSPTVEEQRLDKAVPREILERSGFDAVPLRFTRALGSARSYGEARRVVVRQGSALWKRAVDRAQGRGPAGGDLSRDDDRPLYWARLGMTREVRTWEPSFGLTDAQRAALLGELERTSRGQTAVRYPDGGRVKRVLVTGFDPFTLDRDIRISNPSGASALALDGTVIRTAEGPARVETVVFPVRWQDFTDRTVERALRPYLKKVDLFTTVSQGRVGRFDVERTNGAWRGGFPDNDNIGVTGTVPVSDPASQPQWTTTTLPYKAIVDADTGRFPVYDNTSVTEIPAGGTQPVVRPDGPTAGSQARAGGGGNYLSNEIAYRVTLLRDRLGLHDVLPGGHVHTPVLEFGAGNTDPATGTVTDPGFVRNRLDIIAQVRAIVTVAVEAGA, from the coding sequence TTGACTTCTCTACGTGTTCGGCTCGGCATCCTCGGACTGGCACTGCTGGCGGGACCGGCGGTCCCCGCGACCCCGGCGGCGGCCGCGGCCGCGCCCTCGCCCACGGTGGAGGAACAGCGGCTCGACAAGGCGGTGCCGCGGGAGATCCTGGAGCGGTCCGGGTTCGACGCCGTGCCGCTCCGCTTCACGCGGGCGCTCGGGTCGGCGCGTTCCTACGGGGAGGCCCGGAGGGTCGTCGTACGGCAGGGGTCCGCGCTGTGGAAGCGGGCGGTGGACCGGGCGCAGGGGCGGGGACCGGCCGGTGGGGATCTGAGCCGGGACGACGACCGGCCGCTGTACTGGGCGCGGTTGGGAATGACGCGTGAAGTACGGACCTGGGAGCCGTCGTTCGGGCTGACGGACGCACAACGCGCCGCCCTGCTGGGTGAGTTGGAGCGGACCTCGCGAGGGCAGACGGCGGTGCGGTACCCGGACGGGGGCCGGGTGAAGCGGGTGCTGGTCACCGGGTTCGATCCGTTCACGCTGGACCGGGACATACGGATCTCCAATCCGTCCGGGGCGAGTGCGCTCGCGCTCGACGGGACGGTGATCCGCACGGCGGAGGGGCCCGCGCGCGTGGAGACCGTCGTGTTTCCCGTGCGGTGGCAGGACTTCACCGACCGGACGGTGGAGCGGGCGCTGCGGCCGTATCTGAAGAAGGTCGACCTCTTCACGACCGTGAGTCAGGGGCGGGTGGGGCGGTTCGACGTCGAGCGGACCAACGGGGCCTGGCGGGGCGGGTTCCCGGACAACGACAACATCGGGGTGACCGGGACGGTGCCGGTCTCCGACCCGGCCTCGCAGCCGCAGTGGACGACGACCACGCTGCCGTACAAGGCGATCGTGGACGCGGACACCGGGCGCTTTCCCGTCTACGACAACACGAGTGTGACCGAGATCCCGGCGGGCGGTACGCAGCCGGTGGTCCGTCCGGACGGGCCGACCGCGGGGTCGCAGGCGCGGGCCGGGGGCGGCGGGAACTACCTCTCCAACGAGATCGCCTACCGGGTGACGCTGCTGCGGGACCGGCTGGGCCTGCACGACGTGCTGCCGGGTGGGCATGTGCACACGCCTGTGCTGGAGTTCGGCGCGGGGAACACCGATCCGGCGACGGGGACGGTGACCGATCCCGGGTTCGTGCGGAACCGGCTGGACATCATCGCGCAGGTACGGGCGATCGTCACGGTGGCGGTGGAGGCGGGGGCGTAG